From Streptomyces sp. TLI_235, a single genomic window includes:
- a CDS encoding 2-amino-4-hydroxy-6-hydroxymethyldihydropteridine diphosphokinase produces MSTSDPTASPTTFDLERRVDSADSTLQTVRHAAIALGANLGNRLETLQGAVDALADTPGIKVTSVSGVFETDAVGGPADQPSYFNAVVLLRTTLPAQSLLERGNAVEDAFGRVREVRWGPRTLDVDILAVEGVLSEDPELILPHPRAHERAFVLAPWLDADPAAEVPGHGPVADLLKGLGGEDAQGVRRRADLQLRLPE; encoded by the coding sequence ATGAGCACCAGCGACCCGACCGCCTCGCCGACCACGTTCGACCTGGAGCGCCGGGTGGACAGTGCCGACTCCACCCTGCAGACCGTCCGCCACGCCGCGATCGCGCTCGGCGCCAACCTCGGCAACCGGCTGGAGACCCTGCAGGGCGCCGTCGACGCGCTCGCCGACACCCCCGGCATCAAGGTCACCTCCGTGTCCGGCGTCTTCGAGACGGACGCCGTCGGAGGCCCTGCCGACCAGCCGTCCTACTTCAACGCCGTGGTGCTGCTCCGCACCACGCTGCCCGCCCAGTCCCTGCTGGAGCGCGGCAACGCCGTCGAGGACGCCTTCGGGCGGGTCCGCGAGGTCCGCTGGGGCCCGCGCACCCTCGACGTCGACATCCTCGCCGTGGAGGGCGTCCTCAGCGAGGACCCGGAGCTGATCCTGCCGCACCCGCGCGCCCACGAGCGTGCCTTCGTGCTCGCCCCCTGGCTCGACGCCGACCCGGCGGCCGAGGTACCCGGCCACGGCCCCGTCGCCGACCTCCTCAAGGGCCTCGGCGGCGAGGACGCCCAGGGCGTCCGCCGCCGCGCCGACCTGCAGCTGCGCCTGCCGGAGTGA
- a CDS encoding dihydroneopterin aldolase, protein MPAFALPSVGAVFLGAVIRLLDRVTLRGLRARGHHGVFERERIEGQTFVVDLVLFLDTRPAAAGDDLTKTAHYGVIAEEVTAVIAGDPVDLIETLAQRIADQCLKHEPVQEVEVTVHKPDAPITVPFDDVTVTIHRGRA, encoded by the coding sequence GTGCCCGCCTTCGCCCTGCCCTCGGTCGGGGCCGTCTTCCTGGGAGCAGTGATTCGTTTGCTGGACCGCGTCACCCTGCGGGGCCTGCGTGCCCGCGGCCACCACGGCGTCTTCGAACGGGAGCGCATCGAGGGCCAGACCTTCGTCGTCGACCTCGTGCTCTTCCTGGACACCCGGCCGGCCGCGGCGGGCGACGATCTCACCAAGACCGCCCACTACGGCGTGATCGCCGAGGAGGTCACCGCGGTGATCGCCGGCGACCCCGTCGACCTGATCGAGACGCTCGCCCAGCGCATCGCCGACCAGTGCCTCAAGCACGAGCCCGTCCAGGAGGTCGAGGTCACCGTGCACAAGCCGGACGCCCCGATCACCGTCCCGTTCGACGATGTGACCGTCACCATTCACCGGGGCCGCGCATGA
- a CDS encoding SnoaL-like protein, translated as MSGGDRAAALEVDREAVLAANHALYEALENGDLEAVEAIWLGAGDADDKSGVVCVHPGWPVLRGRAQVTRSYMLIMANTEYIQFFLTDVECEVQGDVALVTCTENILSGGEAEEEGELGPLVGGKVVSTNLFRRTQDGWRIWSHHGSPVLTSGDDEDED; from the coding sequence ATGAGCGGCGGTGACCGGGCGGCAGCCCTGGAAGTGGACCGCGAGGCCGTACTCGCGGCGAACCATGCGCTCTACGAGGCGCTGGAGAACGGCGACCTGGAGGCCGTCGAAGCCATCTGGCTGGGCGCCGGGGACGCAGACGACAAGAGCGGCGTGGTCTGCGTCCACCCGGGCTGGCCGGTGCTGCGCGGGCGGGCCCAGGTCACCCGCTCGTACATGCTGATCATGGCCAACACCGAGTACATCCAGTTCTTCCTGACCGACGTCGAGTGCGAGGTGCAGGGCGATGTGGCCCTTGTCACCTGCACCGAGAACATCCTCTCCGGCGGCGAGGCCGAGGAGGAGGGCGAACTCGGCCCGCTGGTCGGCGGCAAGGTCGTCTCGACCAACCTCTTCCGCCGCACCCAGGACGGCTGGCGGATCTGGTCCCACCACGGCTCACCCGTACTGACCAGCGGAGACGACGAGGACGAGGACTGA
- a CDS encoding dihydropteroate synthase — MPAAGVRAAAPVVGPASAGWLDNGPMDNPLPGLPTLDRCAVMGVVNVTPDSFSDGGLWLDPAAAVAHGLRLTAQGADLIDVGGESTRPGAQRVTEAEELRRVVPVVRELAAAGAVVSVDTMRASVAAAAVEAGARLVNDVSGGLADQAMAEVVAATGAPFVVMHWRGQSADMDSLAVYDDVVADVTAELTARVAALLAAGVKEDQLVLDPGLGFAKTSEHNWALLGRLDALIALGRPVLVAASRKRFLGTLLANPESGELRPARQRDDATAAISVLSARAGAWAVRVHDVAGTADAVRVVAAWQQAARRG, encoded by the coding sequence GTGCCCGCCGCGGGCGTTCGTGCGGCCGCCCCGGTGGTCGGTCCCGCCTCCGCCGGGTGGCTCGATAATGGCCCCATGGACAACCCGCTGCCCGGCCTCCCGACCCTCGACCGCTGCGCCGTGATGGGGGTGGTCAACGTCACCCCCGACTCCTTCTCCGACGGCGGCCTGTGGCTCGATCCGGCCGCCGCGGTGGCGCACGGCCTGCGGCTGACCGCGCAGGGCGCCGACCTGATCGACGTCGGCGGCGAGTCCACCCGGCCCGGCGCCCAGCGGGTCACCGAGGCCGAGGAGCTGCGCCGGGTCGTCCCGGTGGTCCGCGAACTCGCCGCCGCCGGCGCGGTGGTCTCCGTGGACACCATGCGGGCGAGCGTCGCCGCGGCCGCCGTCGAGGCCGGCGCCCGGCTGGTCAACGACGTCTCCGGCGGCCTCGCCGACCAGGCGATGGCCGAGGTGGTGGCCGCCACCGGCGCGCCCTTCGTGGTCATGCACTGGCGCGGCCAGTCCGCCGACATGGACTCCCTAGCCGTCTACGACGACGTGGTCGCCGACGTCACCGCCGAACTCACCGCCCGGGTGGCCGCCCTGCTCGCCGCCGGCGTCAAGGAGGATCAGCTCGTCCTCGACCCCGGACTCGGCTTCGCCAAGACCAGCGAGCACAACTGGGCCCTGCTCGGCCGGCTCGACGCGCTCATCGCGCTCGGCCGCCCCGTCCTCGTCGCCGCTTCGCGCAAGCGCTTCCTGGGTACGCTGCTCGCCAACCCGGAATCCGGGGAGCTGCGCCCGGCCAGGCAGCGGGACGACGCCACGGCGGCGATCTCGGTGCTCTCGGCCAGGGCCGGCGCCTGGGCCGTCCGGGTGCACGACGTGGCCGGCACGGCGGACGCCGTACGAGTGGTCGCGGCCTGGCAGCAGGCCGCCCGAAGGGGGTAG
- a CDS encoding lysyl-tRNA synthetase class 2, with translation MSVPVSVEPSTEQPRKGGLQTLRTQAAAVPRAWLPGVVGYACLLIGLLDICSAVFPKLRHTRMHTFAGQLPGATTTLAAAGTLMVGVLLVLLAHALRRRKRRAWRAVVVLLPVGAALHLLRWHQTGPAVISLVLFAVILIHRREFYAKADPRTRWRAAANLVVMGAFSVLLGLLIVSVHPKSELGDPSMAQRLQETVYGLFGFDGPIRYGSDRISDLVAYSLGALGLLTAFTTAYLALRPEKPEPELTVEDEVKVRELLARHGTRDSLGYFALRRDKSVLFSPSGKAAISYRVVSGVMLASGDPVGDVEAWPGAIKVFMAEAREHAWVPAVMGCSEVGGEVWTREAGLDALELGDEAIVDTATFSLAGRAMRNVRQMVKRIERNGYSCQVRRVGDLSLEERRVIADAASRWRGTDTERGFSMALGRFGDPTDDRCVVVTAHKAAEEGEPAGPPGSDLKAVLHFVPWGPDGISLELMRRDREADPGLNELLIVAALQAVPAMGVKRVSLNFAMFRSALARGERIGAGPVLRAWRGLLVFLSRWFQIESLYKFNAKFQPMWEPRFLVYKQTRDLPRIGFAAMQAEAFITLGMPRLGRPRQRQGLMPEPDQARLAAVTEAA, from the coding sequence ATGAGCGTTCCCGTGTCCGTTGAGCCGTCGACCGAGCAGCCCCGCAAGGGCGGGCTGCAGACGCTGCGCACCCAGGCCGCGGCCGTCCCCCGCGCCTGGCTTCCGGGCGTGGTGGGCTACGCCTGCCTCCTGATCGGCCTGCTCGACATCTGCAGCGCCGTCTTCCCGAAACTGCGCCATACCCGGATGCACACCTTCGCCGGGCAGCTGCCGGGCGCGACCACCACGCTCGCCGCGGCCGGCACGCTCATGGTCGGCGTCCTGCTGGTGCTGCTCGCCCACGCGCTGCGCCGCCGCAAGCGGCGGGCCTGGCGCGCCGTCGTCGTCCTGCTGCCGGTGGGTGCCGCCCTGCACCTGCTGCGCTGGCACCAGACCGGCCCGGCCGTGATCTCGCTGGTGCTGTTCGCGGTCATCCTGATCCACCGCCGCGAGTTCTACGCCAAGGCCGACCCGCGCACCCGCTGGCGCGCGGCCGCCAACCTCGTCGTGATGGGCGCCTTCAGCGTCCTGCTCGGCCTGCTGATCGTGAGCGTCCACCCGAAGTCGGAGCTCGGCGACCCGTCGATGGCCCAGCGCCTGCAGGAGACGGTCTACGGCCTCTTCGGCTTCGACGGACCGATCCGCTACGGCTCCGACCGGATCTCCGACCTGGTCGCCTATTCGCTCGGCGCGCTCGGCCTGCTGACCGCGTTCACCACCGCCTACCTGGCGCTGCGCCCGGAGAAGCCCGAGCCGGAGCTCACCGTCGAGGACGAGGTGAAGGTCCGCGAGCTGCTCGCCCGGCACGGCACCCGGGACTCGCTCGGCTACTTCGCGCTCCGCCGCGACAAGAGCGTGCTCTTCTCTCCCTCCGGCAAGGCCGCCATCTCCTACCGGGTGGTCTCCGGCGTGATGCTCGCCTCCGGCGACCCGGTCGGCGACGTCGAGGCCTGGCCCGGCGCGATCAAGGTCTTCATGGCGGAGGCCCGCGAGCACGCCTGGGTGCCCGCGGTGATGGGCTGCAGCGAGGTCGGCGGCGAGGTCTGGACCCGCGAGGCGGGCCTGGACGCGCTGGAGCTGGGCGACGAGGCGATCGTCGACACCGCCACCTTCTCGCTCGCCGGCCGTGCCATGCGCAACGTCCGCCAGATGGTCAAGCGGATCGAGCGCAACGGCTACTCCTGCCAGGTCCGCCGGGTCGGCGACCTGAGCCTGGAGGAGCGCCGGGTGATCGCCGACGCCGCCTCCCGCTGGCGCGGCACCGACACCGAGCGCGGCTTCTCCATGGCGCTCGGCCGCTTCGGCGACCCCACCGACGACCGGTGCGTCGTCGTCACCGCCCACAAGGCCGCGGAGGAGGGCGAGCCGGCCGGCCCGCCCGGCAGCGACCTCAAGGCGGTGCTGCACTTCGTCCCCTGGGGCCCGGACGGCATCTCCCTGGAGCTGATGCGCCGCGACCGCGAGGCCGACCCCGGCCTCAATGAGCTGCTCATCGTCGCCGCCCTGCAGGCCGTGCCCGCGATGGGCGTCAAGCGGGTCTCGCTGAACTTCGCGATGTTCCGCTCCGCCCTCGCCCGCGGCGAGCGGATCGGCGCAGGCCCGGTGCTGCGCGCCTGGCGCGGACTGCTGGTGTTCCTCTCCCGCTGGTTCCAGATCGAGTCGCTCTACAAGTTCAACGCCAAGTTCCAGCCGATGTGGGAGCCCCGCTTCCTCGTCTACAAGCAGACCCGCGACCTCCCGCGGATCGGCTTCGCGGCGATGCAGGCCGAGGCCTTCATCACCCTCGGCATGCCCCGGCTGGGCCGCCCCAGGCAGCGGCAGGGCCTGATGCCCGAGCCCGACCAGGCCCGGCTGGCCGCGGTCACCGAGGCGGCCTGA
- a CDS encoding enterochelin esterase-like enzyme produces MELTSRSLVYSLIATAAVALVATLWLWPRLARQRPLPMLGRLGLLTVVQVSVLGAMALAVNNSYSFYTSWNDLLHPGGAALALTSSEQAKGAAPDSQKLVEPSSEGGLETVKDVLPAGKPEEVGRVDSVKVTGSESGLSDQVFVYLPPEYFIPKYARERFPVMLAIGGYPGPSLHLVEGLRVPQTVSELEKAGRMSPSIVVMARPTVAPPRNTECVDVPGGPHSETWFSKDIPTAIRSAYRASHSSASWGVFGYSTGGSCALRMAMRNPDAFPNAAALHADYQVPNDRWTDGDLFHGDAQAASQSDLNWRLKNLPAPHAALLVVSTRTEDNYQATQQFLASAQQVAANNPDFAVDSLFLDDGGHSFETWRRELPAALEWMSDHLAPPPDREPRQ; encoded by the coding sequence ATGGAACTGACCAGCAGGTCGCTGGTGTACTCGCTGATCGCGACGGCGGCCGTGGCCCTGGTCGCCACCCTCTGGCTGTGGCCCCGGCTGGCCCGCCAGCGGCCGCTGCCGATGCTGGGGCGCCTCGGCCTGCTGACGGTGGTTCAGGTCTCGGTGCTGGGCGCGATGGCGCTGGCGGTGAACAACTCGTACAGCTTCTACACCTCGTGGAACGACCTGCTGCACCCGGGTGGGGCGGCGCTGGCGCTGACCAGCTCGGAGCAGGCCAAGGGCGCGGCGCCGGACTCCCAGAAGCTGGTCGAGCCGAGCTCCGAGGGCGGGCTGGAGACGGTGAAGGACGTGCTGCCCGCCGGCAAGCCGGAGGAGGTGGGGCGGGTCGACTCGGTGAAGGTGACGGGCAGCGAGTCCGGGCTGTCCGACCAGGTCTTCGTCTACCTGCCGCCGGAGTACTTCATCCCCAAGTACGCACGCGAACGGTTCCCGGTGATGCTGGCCATCGGCGGCTACCCGGGGCCTTCGCTGCACCTGGTGGAGGGCCTGCGGGTGCCGCAGACGGTGTCGGAGCTGGAGAAGGCCGGCCGGATGTCCCCCTCGATCGTGGTGATGGCCCGGCCGACGGTGGCGCCGCCGCGGAACACCGAGTGCGTGGACGTGCCCGGCGGGCCCCACTCGGAGACCTGGTTCTCCAAGGACATCCCGACCGCGATCAGGTCCGCCTACCGGGCGAGCCACTCCTCCGCCTCCTGGGGGGTGTTCGGGTACTCCACAGGGGGGAGCTGCGCCCTCCGGATGGCGATGCGCAATCCGGACGCCTTCCCGAACGCGGCCGCACTGCACGCGGACTACCAGGTGCCGAACGACCGCTGGACGGACGGCGACCTCTTCCACGGCGACGCGCAGGCCGCCTCGCAGTCGGACCTGAACTGGCGGCTGAAGAACCTGCCGGCCCCGCACGCGGCGCTGCTGGTGGTCAGCACCAGGACCGAGGACAACTACCAGGCGACCCAGCAGTTCCTGGCCTCGGCCCAGCAGGTCGCGGCGAACAACCCGGACTTCGCCGTGGACTCGCTCTTCCTGGACGACGGCGGGCACAGCTTCGAGACCTGGCGGCGGGAGCTGCCGGCGGCGCTGGAGTGGATGAGCGACCACCTGGCCCCGCCGCCGGACCGCGAGCCGCGGCAGTAG
- a CDS encoding GTP cyclohydrolase I: MIDPVTLEGEPAIGHFDQKRAENAVRELLIAVGEDPDREGLLETPARVARAYQEIFAGLWQEPEDVLTTTFDIGHDEMVLVKDIEVFSTCEHHLVPFRGVAHVGYIPATTGKITGLSKLARLVDVYARRPQVQERLTSQVADALMRILEPRGAIVVIECEHMCMSMRGIRKPGAKTITSAVRGQLRDPATRAEAMSLIAAR; encoded by the coding sequence ATGATCGACCCGGTGACCCTCGAGGGCGAGCCCGCCATCGGGCACTTCGACCAGAAGCGTGCCGAGAACGCGGTGCGCGAGCTGCTCATCGCCGTCGGCGAGGACCCGGACCGCGAGGGCCTGCTGGAGACGCCGGCCCGCGTGGCCCGCGCCTACCAGGAGATATTCGCGGGGCTGTGGCAGGAGCCCGAGGACGTGCTCACCACCACCTTCGACATCGGCCACGACGAGATGGTGCTGGTGAAGGACATCGAGGTGTTCTCGACCTGCGAGCACCACCTGGTGCCGTTCCGCGGTGTCGCGCACGTCGGCTACATCCCGGCCACCACCGGCAAGATCACCGGGCTGTCGAAGCTCGCCCGGCTGGTCGACGTCTACGCCCGCCGCCCCCAGGTCCAGGAGCGGCTGACCAGCCAGGTCGCCGACGCCCTGATGCGCATCCTGGAGCCGCGCGGCGCGATCGTCGTCATCGAGTGCGAGCACATGTGCATGTCGATGCGCGGCATCCGCAAGCCCGGCGCCAAGACCATCACCTCGGCCGTCCGCGGCCAGCTGCGCGACCCGGCCACCCGCGCCGAGGCGATGAGCCTGATCGCCGCGAGGTAG
- a CDS encoding membrane protease FtsH catalytic subunit, with protein sequence MDVKRYFRAPIMWIVLAVLAVIVLMQVVSDSSGYKTADTGQVIAAINNNQVKQAQLTTGDSNLIKIELKDGQQLPAKANGKAPGGSKFQASYVSDGQANSIADTLQQSFKSGQLPNNYTVTPERQSTFVSLLLSMLPIVIIVLVFLFLMNQMQGGGSRVMQFGKSKAKLLTKDTPKTTFSDVAGADEAVEELQEIKEFLQEPSKFQAVGAKIPKGVLLYGPPGTGKTLLARAVAGEAGVPFYSISGSDFVEMFVGVGASRVRDLFEQAKANAPAIIFVDEIDAVGRHRGAGLGGGHDEREQTLNQLLVEMDGFDVKGGVILIAATNRPDILDPALLRPGRFDRQIAVERPDLQGRLDILKVHQKGKPIAPDVDLSAVAKRTPGFTGADLSNVLNEAALLTARSDKKLIDNFVLDEAIDRVVAGPQKRTRIMSDREKKITAYHEGGHALVAAASPNADPVHKITILSRGRALGYTMVLPDEDKYSTTRNEMLDQLAYMMGGRAAEELVFHDPTTGASNDIEKATATARAMVTQYGMSERLGAIKFGSGDSEPFLGREMAHQRDYSEEVAGLVDEEVKKLIENAHNEAWEILVENRDVLDNLVLELLEKETLNKEQIAEVFSTIVKRPARPAWTGSSRRTPSTRPPVQSPKELALTNGVASSHEATPVDVMKLPPAEGTTES encoded by the coding sequence ATGGACGTCAAGCGATACTTCCGTGCGCCGATCATGTGGATCGTGCTGGCCGTCCTCGCCGTCATCGTTTTGATGCAGGTCGTCTCGGACTCGAGCGGCTACAAGACGGCGGACACAGGCCAGGTCATTGCGGCGATCAACAACAACCAGGTCAAGCAGGCGCAGCTCACCACCGGTGACTCGAACCTCATCAAGATCGAGCTGAAGGACGGCCAGCAGCTGCCGGCCAAGGCCAACGGCAAGGCCCCCGGCGGCAGCAAGTTCCAGGCGTCGTACGTCTCGGACGGCCAGGCGAACAGCATCGCCGACACGCTGCAGCAGTCGTTCAAGAGCGGCCAGCTGCCCAACAACTACACCGTCACCCCGGAGCGGCAGTCGACCTTCGTCAGCCTCCTGCTGTCGATGCTGCCGATCGTCATCATCGTCCTGGTCTTCCTCTTCCTGATGAACCAGATGCAGGGCGGCGGCTCCCGGGTCATGCAGTTCGGCAAGTCCAAGGCCAAGCTGCTCACCAAGGACACCCCGAAGACCACGTTCTCGGACGTGGCCGGCGCGGACGAGGCGGTGGAGGAGCTCCAGGAGATCAAGGAGTTCCTGCAGGAGCCGTCGAAGTTCCAGGCCGTGGGCGCCAAGATCCCCAAGGGCGTGCTGCTCTACGGCCCGCCCGGCACCGGCAAGACCCTGCTGGCCCGCGCCGTGGCCGGCGAGGCCGGCGTGCCGTTCTACTCCATCTCCGGTTCCGACTTCGTCGAGATGTTCGTCGGCGTCGGCGCCTCCCGGGTGCGCGACCTGTTCGAGCAGGCCAAGGCGAACGCCCCGGCGATCATCTTCGTCGACGAGATCGACGCCGTCGGCCGGCACCGCGGTGCGGGCCTCGGCGGCGGCCACGACGAGCGCGAGCAGACGCTGAACCAGCTGCTCGTCGAGATGGACGGCTTCGACGTCAAGGGCGGCGTGATCCTGATCGCCGCCACCAACCGCCCGGACATCCTGGACCCGGCGCTGCTGCGCCCGGGCCGCTTCGACCGGCAGATCGCCGTCGAGCGCCCCGACCTCCAGGGCCGCCTGGACATCCTCAAGGTGCACCAGAAGGGCAAGCCGATCGCGCCCGACGTCGACCTCTCGGCCGTCGCCAAGCGCACCCCCGGCTTCACCGGCGCCGACCTCAGCAACGTCCTCAACGAGGCCGCCCTGCTGACGGCCCGGTCCGACAAGAAGCTGATCGACAACTTCGTCCTGGACGAGGCGATCGACCGCGTCGTGGCCGGCCCGCAGAAGCGCACCCGGATCATGTCGGACCGCGAGAAGAAGATCACCGCGTACCACGAGGGCGGCCACGCCCTGGTCGCGGCGGCCTCTCCCAACGCCGACCCGGTGCACAAGATCACGATCCTGTCCCGCGGCCGCGCGCTCGGCTACACCATGGTCCTGCCGGACGAGGACAAGTACTCCACCACCCGCAACGAGATGCTCGACCAGCTCGCCTACATGATGGGCGGCCGCGCGGCGGAGGAGCTGGTCTTCCACGACCCGACCACCGGCGCCTCGAACGACATCGAGAAGGCCACCGCCACCGCCCGCGCGATGGTCACCCAGTACGGCATGAGCGAGCGCCTCGGCGCGATCAAGTTCGGCTCGGGCGACTCCGAGCCGTTCCTGGGCCGCGAGATGGCCCACCAGCGCGACTACTCCGAGGAGGTCGCCGGGCTGGTGGACGAGGAGGTCAAGAAGCTCATCGAGAACGCGCACAACGAGGCCTGGGAGATCCTGGTCGAGAACCGCGACGTGCTCGACAACCTGGTGCTGGAGCTGCTGGAGAAGGAGACGCTGAACAAGGAGCAGATCGCCGAGGTCTTCTCCACGATCGTGAAGCGCCCCGCCCGCCCGGCGTGGACGGGCTCCTCCCGCCGCACCCCCTCCACCCGCCCGCCGGTGCAGTCCCCGAAGGAGCTGGCGCTGACCAACGGCGTCGCCTCCTCCCACGAGGCCACCCCGGTGGACGTCATGAAGCTGCCGCCCGCCGAGGGCACCACCGAGAGCTGA
- a CDS encoding hypoxanthine phosphoribosyltransferase, with amino-acid sequence MGADLAKVLISKDEIDAKLLELAERIDRDYAGRDLLLVGVLKGAVMVMADLARVLHSQVTMDWMAVSSYGMGTKSSGVVRILKDLDTDIAGKDVLIVEDIIDSGLTLSWLLGNLGSRRPASLEVCTLLRKPDAAKVEIDVKYVGFDIPNEFVVGYGLDYAEKLRNLPFIGTLAPHVYGG; translated from the coding sequence ATGGGCGCCGACCTGGCGAAGGTGCTCATCAGCAAGGACGAGATCGACGCCAAGCTGCTTGAGCTGGCCGAGCGGATCGACCGGGACTACGCCGGGCGGGACCTGCTGCTGGTCGGCGTGCTCAAGGGCGCCGTCATGGTGATGGCCGACCTCGCCCGGGTGCTGCACTCCCAGGTGACCATGGACTGGATGGCCGTCTCGTCGTACGGGATGGGCACCAAGTCCTCCGGCGTGGTGCGGATCCTCAAGGACCTCGACACCGACATCGCCGGCAAGGACGTGCTGATCGTCGAGGACATCATCGACTCCGGTCTGACGCTGTCCTGGCTGCTCGGCAACCTCGGCTCGCGCCGGCCCGCCTCGCTCGAGGTGTGCACCCTGCTGCGCAAGCCGGACGCCGCCAAGGTGGAGATCGACGTCAAGTACGTCGGCTTCGACATCCCCAACGAGTTCGTGGTCGGCTACGGCCTCGACTACGCCGAGAAGCTGCGCAACCTGCCGTTCATCGGCACCCTGGCGCCGCACGTCTACGGCGGCTGA
- a CDS encoding tRNA(Ile)-lysidine synthase has product MGPHPAVAAIRLAVRRTLADLAAEAGVPVAAPVRAPQSRPAAAALVPAGATALIGNARRHPSGLPRTPAAPGSPLVLVAVSGGADSMALATATAFEAPKLGLRVGAVTVDHGLQPGSTERAEQVAVRLRELGLDPVEAIPVQVGRGGGPENAARDARYAALDDAADRLGALAVLLGHTRDDQAETVLLGLARGSGARSLAGMPAQKGRYRRPLLELDRAATRQACSAQSIPVWDDPHNSDPAYTRARVRHEVLPVLEKHLGGGVVEALARTARLFRDDADALDQWAALAERDLRTAEGALDVGRLAELPPAVRRRVLRRAALRAGCPAGDLFARHLESVDLLVTGWRGQGPLHLPGGVEASRRCGTLVFRRQSD; this is encoded by the coding sequence GTGGGCCCTCACCCTGCCGTCGCGGCGATACGCCTCGCCGTCCGCCGTACCCTCGCCGACCTCGCGGCCGAGGCGGGCGTCCCCGTCGCCGCCCCGGTCCGCGCGCCGCAGAGCCGGCCCGCCGCCGCCGCGCTCGTCCCGGCCGGCGCCACCGCCCTGATCGGCAACGCCCGCCGCCATCCCTCCGGGCTGCCGCGCACCCCCGCCGCCCCCGGCTCCCCGCTCGTCCTGGTGGCCGTCAGCGGCGGCGCCGACTCCATGGCCCTGGCCACCGCCACCGCCTTCGAGGCGCCCAAGCTCGGCCTGCGGGTGGGCGCCGTCACCGTCGACCACGGCCTCCAGCCCGGCTCCACCGAACGGGCCGAGCAGGTCGCCGTCCGGCTGCGCGAGCTCGGCCTCGATCCGGTCGAGGCGATCCCCGTCCAGGTCGGCCGGGGCGGCGGCCCGGAGAACGCCGCCCGGGACGCCCGCTACGCCGCCCTCGACGACGCCGCCGACCGGCTCGGCGCACTCGCCGTCCTGCTCGGCCACACCCGCGACGACCAGGCCGAGACCGTCCTGCTGGGCCTCGCCCGTGGCTCCGGAGCCCGCTCGCTGGCCGGCATGCCCGCCCAGAAGGGCCGCTACCGCCGCCCGCTGCTCGAACTCGACCGCGCCGCCACCCGCCAGGCCTGCTCGGCGCAGTCCATCCCGGTCTGGGACGACCCGCACAACTCCGACCCGGCCTACACCCGCGCCCGGGTCCGCCACGAGGTGCTGCCGGTGCTGGAGAAGCACCTCGGCGGCGGCGTGGTCGAGGCGCTCGCCCGCACCGCCCGCCTGTTCCGCGACGACGCCGACGCCCTAGACCAGTGGGCCGCCCTCGCCGAGCGCGACCTCCGAACGGCCGAAGGCGCCCTCGACGTCGGCCGGCTCGCCGAACTGCCCCCGGCCGTCCGCCGCCGGGTGCTGCGCAGGGCCGCGCTGCGTGCGGGCTGCCCCGCCGGCGACCTTTTCGCCCGGCACCTGGAGAGCGTCGACCTCCTCGTGACCGGCTGGCGCGGCCAGGGGCCGCTGCACCTACCCGGGGGGGTCGAAGCGAGCCGCAGGTGTGGCACGCTGGTGTTTCGGCGACAGAGCGACTAG